One window of Biomphalaria glabrata chromosome 6, xgBioGlab47.1, whole genome shotgun sequence genomic DNA carries:
- the LOC106052840 gene encoding uncharacterized protein LOC106052840 isoform X2, protein MPTKLKTPSPSIEHIYHPPGFMLPVNRISLPKMSHSYFTTSEISLEDMSSLRNVSLDQPTQRLLARQLETDRHLAWKQPAFRYKTKLGHFPKEAPSYLYIKRTDPLTKEVKIIPEMVYPVLANSGKPPVQLMDRPRLSSIKMSSILAQENTATYKDIMSIPAGLLYRQFKGAGEKHILPAKPASKQLPKTIFQDPFEYKFNTPEGMQQKTETYWDPDVIAGGLNQKDIFIHNEPDVIPVSCMAKNFHLPLTKRVEHIVTGQHRSAQKKLRVSEGAMQSKDFTIPPQVVPLMTLYENESEPQLSHASVHNMESYIKTLHQ, encoded by the exons ATGCCTACAAAACTGAAAACGCCGTCCCCCTCCATAGAGCATATATACCACCCGCCAGGGTTCATGCTCCCAGTGAACCGAATATCACTGCCAAAGATGTCACACAGCTACTTCACCACCTCGGAGATTTCCTTGGAAGACATGAGCTCTCTAAGAAATGTGTCCCTTGACCAACCTACACAGAGGCTGCTGGCCAGACAGCTGGAGACGGATCGCCACCTTGCTTGGAAGCAGCCAGCTTTCCG gtacaaaacaaaattaggaCATTTTCCCAAGGAAGCACCATCATATCTCTACATCAAAAGAACTGACCCACTGACCAAAGAGGTTAAGATTATACCGGAAATGGTTTACCCTGTGTTGGCCAACAG TGGGAAACCACCAGTACAACTAATGGACAGGCCAAGACTTTCCAGCATTAAAATGTCCAGCATTCTCGCTCAAGAGAACACAGCCACCTATAAGGACATAATGTCCATACCCGCAGGGCTGCTCTATCGACAATTCAAAGGTGCTGGAGAGAAGCACATACTACCTGCCAAGCCTGCGTCAAAACAGCTCCCCAAAACTATATTTCAAG ATCCCTTTGAATACAAGTTTAACACGCCCGAAGGAATGCAGCAGAAGACAGAAACCTACTGGGACCCTGACGTCATCGCAGGGGGTCTCAACCAGAAGGACATTTTCATCCACAACGAGCCAGATGTCATCCCAGTCTCTTGCATGGCCAAGAACTTCCACCTGCCTCTGACCAAGAGGGTGGAGCACATCGTTACAGGGCAGCACAGGAGTGCGCAGAAGAAGCTCAGGGTTTCGGAGGGCGCTATGCAGAGCAAGGACTTCACCATTCCACCCCAGGTCGTGCCGCTCATGACCCTGTACGAGAACGAGTCCGAGCCGCAGTTGTCGCATGCTTCGGTACATAACATGGAGAGCTACATCAAGACGCTACACCAGTGA
- the LOC106052840 gene encoding uncharacterized protein LOC106052840 isoform X1: MPTKLKTPSPSIEHIYHPPGFMLPVNRISLPKMSHSYFTTSEISLEDMSSLRNVSLDQPTQRLLARQLETDRHLAWKQPAFRYKTKLGHFPKEAPSYLYIKRTDPLTKEVKIIPEMVYPVLANRIPVPRHELLEDDWRAYRCAIQNLYSQARKQLMPDDLLFEYNRLNEIVGRIVEKSSGKPPVQLMDRPRLSSIKMSSILAQENTATYKDIMSIPAGLLYRQFKGAGEKHILPAKPASKQLPKTIFQDPFEYKFNTPEGMQQKTETYWDPDVIAGGLNQKDIFIHNEPDVIPVSCMAKNFHLPLTKRVEHIVTGQHRSAQKKLRVSEGAMQSKDFTIPPQVVPLMTLYENESEPQLSHASVHNMESYIKTLHQ, encoded by the exons ATGCCTACAAAACTGAAAACGCCGTCCCCCTCCATAGAGCATATATACCACCCGCCAGGGTTCATGCTCCCAGTGAACCGAATATCACTGCCAAAGATGTCACACAGCTACTTCACCACCTCGGAGATTTCCTTGGAAGACATGAGCTCTCTAAGAAATGTGTCCCTTGACCAACCTACACAGAGGCTGCTGGCCAGACAGCTGGAGACGGATCGCCACCTTGCTTGGAAGCAGCCAGCTTTCCG gtacaaaacaaaattaggaCATTTTCCCAAGGAAGCACCATCATATCTCTACATCAAAAGAACTGACCCACTGACCAAAGAGGTTAAGATTATACCGGAAATGGTTTACCCTGTGTTGGCCAACAG GATCCCTGTGCCACGCCATGAGCTACTGGAAGACGATTGGAGAGCCTATCGCTGCGCTATACAAAACTTGTACTCACAGGCCCGGAAGCAGCTGATGCCAGACGACCTGCTGTTTGAATACAACAGACTTAATGAGATTGTGGGCCGGATCGTTGAAAAATCTAG TGGGAAACCACCAGTACAACTAATGGACAGGCCAAGACTTTCCAGCATTAAAATGTCCAGCATTCTCGCTCAAGAGAACACAGCCACCTATAAGGACATAATGTCCATACCCGCAGGGCTGCTCTATCGACAATTCAAAGGTGCTGGAGAGAAGCACATACTACCTGCCAAGCCTGCGTCAAAACAGCTCCCCAAAACTATATTTCAAG ATCCCTTTGAATACAAGTTTAACACGCCCGAAGGAATGCAGCAGAAGACAGAAACCTACTGGGACCCTGACGTCATCGCAGGGGGTCTCAACCAGAAGGACATTTTCATCCACAACGAGCCAGATGTCATCCCAGTCTCTTGCATGGCCAAGAACTTCCACCTGCCTCTGACCAAGAGGGTGGAGCACATCGTTACAGGGCAGCACAGGAGTGCGCAGAAGAAGCTCAGGGTTTCGGAGGGCGCTATGCAGAGCAAGGACTTCACCATTCCACCCCAGGTCGTGCCGCTCATGACCCTGTACGAGAACGAGTCCGAGCCGCAGTTGTCGCATGCTTCGGTACATAACATGGAGAGCTACATCAAGACGCTACACCAGTGA
- the LOC106077549 gene encoding schistosomin-like precursor, with product MKTVFFILALIVCAVVADNYRCPNPGDAFECFESDATARFCVSGKRGAYVICSKCRRKYEFCANGAKVSKRPEVECRADWASTECTSDNSDVPSVM from the exons ATGAAGACTGTATTCTTTATTCTTGCTTTGATAGTTTGTG CCGTCGTGGCCGACAACTACAGGTGCCCCAACCCTGGTGACGCCTTCGAATGCTTTGAGTCTGACGCCACTGCCAGGTTCTGTGTGTCTGGTAAGCGTGGAGCCTACGTCATCTGCTCCAAATGCAGAAGGAAATACGAATTCTGCGC CAACGGAGCTAAAGTGTCCAAGAGACCGGAAGTTGAATGCAGAGCAGATTGGGCCTCAACTGAATGTACTTCTGATAACAGTGATGTCCCCTCTGTCATGTAA